The Vespula vulgaris chromosome 10, iyVesVulg1.1, whole genome shotgun sequence nucleotide sequence CcctgaatttttctttgattagcTTTAATCTTGTCCATTTTGTGTTTGAGTTTCTGTAGGATAGCCTTTTCCACATTATCTTGGATCTTTATGCGTTTCTGATGCAGCTCCTCAAGAAGCTCAGCCCCTCGTGATGCTAATATACTCATTGCCTTCGTTTCGTCCACGATATGGAAGAAGTAATAGCTTTTAAAGAAGCGCAGTTGAATCAAGAGAAAGCCAAAACATAATCCATCCCAAACCATGCCGATGTCCTCTCGTGGTACTTGGCAAGTGTCTCCTCCGATTCCTAAATTGTCGGTTGCGCTGTGGAATTTTTTTAGACAGGCGATACCTAGTAATTGGACCAGCCAGCAGGCAGAATCTTGTAACTAAACATtggaattattatcattatttttcgcTATTATTATTTGCTTCTTAAGAGCAAACTTTGCGGAAGTAGGAATGAGCGAGATAAAAGGAGATATTACCTCTTGTATCAGAACACAGCCGACACCTTGAAGTAAGGATTTTGAAAAGATCACAATGACGTTGTAACCAAGTAACATCTTCCACCAATTGAGTATCGTCCTGACTGGTCTCAAGTAGAAATCGCTACCTTGCCATAGTAATACAAAGGCACCGATAAGATATCCAAGGGAGAAcaaattcgttctttttgttCCAGCCAAAAACATAATGGAAAGAGTGATCCACATTAGACTCATCATGCTGCCACGTTTAAATACGTCTAACCAGCTGTGTATGTGAGAGACGTAGTCTTTAACaggatttataaaattcggATTGTCCATGTTTTGATAAACAGAAAAGTTATGACCGGCTACGAATTCTTGACCGGACGTTAAGATATTTTGTTCAATATTAAAGACAAGGCTCTGCCGACTGATCATCATCAGTAATAAAAAGTCACCTAAAAGTCAAAGATAAGAGTCAAGGATAATGGTAATATATCGTTACTGCAATACGAACCAATACCTACAGATTAATTTCTTAGGATTCGGTGGAAAATCTGGATCTGGGAAATACATCCATTCTTGCAGCCTTCGTAACATCTCCGAATGACTCCAAGGATATTCTAGGTAATGCAGttagatgaaaataatatgttatGTTATATCGACGAGCGAAGCTACGTCACGTCAGAtttcttatcaaaattatacGTACCTATGCAAAACCACGTAGGTGGTGCTACCACCAAAGCATATTGTACAGGCAACGATATTATAGCGAACGTTTTAAAGAACGGCCATATCCTAGAAATGGTTTTCCTCTTTAATAGGAAGAACAATAGAAGCCAACAACCATAAAGAACGGAGTAAAAGTCGAGTCTCATGCCAATAAGTGCCACAATTCCGATAAGGCACATCTCAAGGCCGAATTTATAAAATCCATAATTAAAGAGGAACTTCAAGCATTCTGGTATACCCTTGTCTGCGTCTGCTCTGACAATATTTGGAAACATGACTTGAGGAGTGTCCAAAGattccccttttttttgtcgaaaaaACCACTGTCGAattcgaatgatttttcttaAGGTCGTTACTGTGACGATACCAATGTATCCCTTCAACAATTCTGCGAGATGTCCTGGTTCACCTTTCTTTATACCAAACCATTCTGCGATGTTGTATACGGTGTCATTGCTAGCGTACTTTCCTATATTTTCGTTAACTTCTCTCTACAATACCATCGATTTAGCGACGTTAGTATGAAAACGAATACAGCAAATAGTCGTTTGTAACTATTAACTATTTACTCACCGTGCAATTTACGTTCCAATTACTATGATCGATATACTTTATTTGATACAACATCTTCGTTACCATCAAGAGGGCAATGATCGCAACTATAATGTTGATCGACATGATCTGTATGTTcctattgaaattaattacgatAACTATAGcaaggacgaagaggaagTTTATTGCGCATACCTGAAAATGATAACAGTTATATATTGCAGGCCCATTAATAAGATCATATACAACGTGCGTTTAACTCACGTCACTGATACACAAAAGAAtcagagaaataaagataattttctgCATGTGAATTTCAAGGAACAACCAAgtgtaattgtaaaaattgtatatatgattcattaaatttcttataaattcgattttttccAATCTTGACAttcctgtaaaaatatatagtaacgTTTAAACGTATTTCAAGCGATCCTGTACGATCCGatatatgtttctttcaacgtaataaattaatacgaatCAACGTACGTTTAAGTTGATTCAAAGTGTAGACATTGGATGTCTCTTCTTCTCCAAGAATAATTTCCGTAGGCGACGTTGTGGAATGATTTAAACTAGGATTATGCCCGAGACTCGATCGTCTAAGAGCACTTTCTGATCTGAGAAAATGTTCGGTTGTTAAAATTATACGTACAAAAGTCCAGCGTTTTCTCGATGAAAAGTTTCTTAATGAATCGACATGGATCACATACCCGAGTTTATCGATAGTCGTTATCTTTAAGAAGTCATTATGGAAATAGTGCATCTGAACCACCgtgataataacgaaaaatgtTGGTATCAGCAGTCTTACGAAGAAATCTTTCGTTTCATATATTTCCAAGCCAATATCCATTTGTCTGCGGAGAAAACAATGATTGTAATAAGGGAATGATATGGTTAACGCGAGTATGGTAAACGCGAGTACTTGCAATTGTTTGTTTATGCCCAAGTAATTCCAATATTCCGGAAAATTTTGGAATTGATAGGTATACACGAGTATCAACATGATTACCGAATATCCAATGACGGTTATCCAGAATGTATACATCACCTTTCTCCATACTAACCAGGATATCTGAAAGTTTTCCAATCGATTATTACTTACGATCTTACCTCAGCCGATCCTTAATCGCGACTAGTCAATAATCAATATTTGAGTCACCTGAAATGTGAtcacgaagaagaggaacaagGACATGTAAATAATCCTAAAAACTGTCATTCGTTCACCGGTGATACCACAAATGAAGAGCATAACAGCTACGACGGCTATCCAGAATTTTGTCAAAAGTTGTTTCAAGATTATACCAACGTCTTCCATAAATTTGCTTTTCACTTCTTGCACTTCGTAATTCATAGCTGTGGTGGCTGTGGTAACTGAAACGTGCAAAGGCGCAACCATGTCTCTCAAAGTTGACAGTCGTCTCTGTTGTTTCCACTCTGCTGTATACTGTCTCATCGTGATCCAAAATATCAACATGAACGAACACTAGAAGTGGAACGgattttgcttttctttctttctttttttttttttctatcggaaaaagaaaaatatttcattttcattttatttcgatcataCCTTAACGATCAGATGCCAACGGCTGAGCTCTTGCGCTTTGCTGAAGCCTATCTCGGATATTTTTATGCCGTTGACCGTCGTCGGTAGTTCTTCCTCGGTCAAATCCATACTGTAAACGTATTGTCCAAGTAACAAAAGAGTCGAATAAAAGACGATGAAGGGTGAACATTTCATCATCGAAGCACGTTTATTGGACATCATCCATAGGATCAAAGCCCAAAGTAAAAGGGCGAAGGTCATCCAACTGTGATACATTATACTCCACGTCTAAATAGGAGATAGGACACGCCGAGTTAACGAAttcgaaataatcaaaatcgaaataatcgatcCGTTTCCTCACCATCATGATGATATTCATAGCGAGGTAAGAGGAATTGATTAGTAACTGAAATATCGAGTACACTGCCATAATGATATGTTCAAAAATTCCAGGATTGTCTCCAGGCACGCCTGCAGAATTCATTGTTAAAATCGGTAAAATCGATAGACCGCGTGAACGTAGATTTCAGTAAGAAGTTACGAACCATCGCTGAGACTTTGCAATTGAATGCCGTCATCTTGATGACCATCTTGTATGATAACGCTGCCGGTGGAGTCTTGCAAAAGTCCTGTTCTTCCAGATCCAAAACGCATCAACTAACAAACGCAACGATCGACGTTTCATATATTTACGAACTTATTTACCGATGCTCGGAAAATACGAATCAATCTACTAAGAAAAGTTATCTTTACACATCTTTGTAATTACATCGAATTAATGTCGACAagcgaaattattatatcattaagcATCTGCGTGCaggaattataaaattaaatcgtgAAGTGAAGTGCTTTCACCAAAGTGTTAGTACGAATAATGATAGCGTAGAGAAAATATCGGACAACAAGATTTTTTTCAACATATACGTACACTAACGATATAGAAACTCGAAGATTAAGAATTATTGAATTACTCGTGCATATTTGAACGATATACGTACGGGAGTCCTCTCGTCGGGAATCGTCGTCGACGTATCAATGATCGGCCTCTAAAACAATGGCAAACTAAACATAGCGGCATCCAAACGGAAAAGTGTTTTGCTCAGCGTTAAGGAACAACCATAAATCTGTAAGGCCACAGCAAATCAAAATTCAGAAAGTTGTTGAAAGAGACCGAAGCATTTTACAGATCGATTCATTTCGTTCCATTCTCCCTGCAAAGTGCCACCGTCTCTTTCATTGGATAAACAAAATCTGTGTTTTTGCGTTACAAAGCATAATCATGacaacgaataaaaatcaaaaaggaaTTATAAGGTATCCTCCCGCGAAGCGCGATCTGAAATAAAATGTCTttcacgagaaaaataaagaaattccaTGTTCATGCTACACATCCCGATATTTAACACATAAGGTGGTATCGAGGTGTTTAAGTAGGTAGATTTGGCTCATGCAGGAAAAATCCTTACGCGAGCCTTCCGTCGTGCGGATTGCCATCTTTGGGACGGTGTCCTTCGTCTGATCGAAACGTGTCTGGACAATGGCGTGTCCAAGTTCTCGAGCTTACCGCTTAATCGTGCCACTTTCTTTGCCTGCAAAGCTTCGTTAGTAAAAGCTACTTATCGgataaaggagagaaaacaGAACCGATAATTATGCTATATTCGCGTTGCTATCTACTCTTGACAATTCCAAACTCGCACGATCGCTCGCGTACACTCGTTTGATATTGACGAGTCATCGTAATATTTCGCGTAGACTCGTTTGATATTAACAAGTTATCGTGAAATGTATCTTAATTCGTAAGCAATTTGTAGGTATAGCGacgttattaattacttttttcattcgtgATAGATTAAATACGTATGTCTGACGCAACAGGCAGCcgatgtattatatacagCTTTAGAAATTTGGACGACGCGTACATTGTCCACGCTTAAATGAAAGCTGATAAAGAACACCAGACGTCGAGGTTAACCGAATCTGTTAATGCGGCTCCGATAGATTTGTTACTTTGTTAGTTGAAATTGAAGTTGCTCAAGCATATagttgtttaataattttcgcactctctttttattactgttaattaaatgtaaacaaaaataGGCATACTTGAAAAGAGCACTTTCGATGAAAACAAAGCCTCTAGGTCTCGTTTCAAAATTAAGTATAGCGTCGCACGGACGGCCGTAAGAATCGAATTCAGTAATTTATAAGTAAATACCCTTACCGCGAGCTTAATTCAATCGGGTCTTAACTTTGGATCAAAACCTATTGGCAATTATACAAACGtgttaaatgtaattaatgtGACTTACTGGTTTTTTACTGAGAAATCGAGATTGCAGAGCCAGAACGTAGTAGAGCCAGAAGAGTCTCAATGCATATCCGTAAGGCAGCCAATCGCTTTTATCCGCATATTCCACGTACGTCGGTCGACTACAGTTGGTATGATAAATCGCAGTGAGCGCGAAATAACGAGACCATGTGCTATTGACCGGTATGAGTTCTTGAGGCCATTGATTCTGATAACCGAGTAGCGCCAGAATGTGTACGATCACCACGACCATAAcgattttgcatataattgcAAAACCTTTTCGCAATTCCTTGTTGCAAGCCCACCATGTGGCGGCGCCGAGAAAAACCAGAAAGTAGAACGCTCCTTCCACCGATGGCTTCAAAGATGCCGTACAGCACAAGGAGGCAAGAACGACGTACGTGCCGATATGACCGAAGAAGTTGATTATCTGCGTAACGAGTGGATACACGAATTTACGTCGATCCAAAGACGATCGCTAACTTTATCGAGTCGATTTTAAGTCACCTTCGTGGTCCTATCCTCGGTTTTCTTGGCGGAATCATTTAGACGTTGAACTGATACTTCCCCTTCGTCGTCGCTCGGTTTACTTTGCGTTAAGAAACGACACGCGacgtatataattatcgtTGTCGGTAAAAGAATCAATTCCGGTGTCAGCCAGTAAAACACCTCCCATACCGATGTGTTATCTAGTTTTACTAAACCTATGTGTCTGAATAGTTTTTCCATAAATTGACCTGCAAACGCACTATCGATGTTTACTTCGTTCGGGTAGCCTGAATTAGATAGTTTTCTGTCATACGTACAGTCTTGAAGAAAATGACCATATGGCAGCATCGCTAATAAAACTATGTGAAACGTGAGCTGAGTTATGGCTACGAGGAAGCACAAACAGATGCTTGCCTTCAAATAAAGTCCCGTATGACCGGACATAGTTCTGCTTGTGGGCGTTGGGACCATCGGCGAGTATAACATGAGACCCAAATATACGAGAGATAGTCCTACCGGTCGCCATATCGTACCTTGGAGataatcgttaaattaattttattagctGTAGGAATTTATGCGATGATGTCacgaatctaaaaaaaattgtgtctTCTTGGTATACACTGTTCAGTTGTACACACTCTTGAGCGAAACTTGCGATTCAACGATTTGACGAACACGAAGCATTGAACGTTGAACGTTGAGTTTAGATACGGAATACTAATTACTATGACAAAGcgcgaaagaaagatcgtcgcTGTGAGCATCGAGCGTCCATTTGAAATGCCCTAAACGCGAACaattattaaagtattattatagatCGATCGTGGATTATTAAGTAACGCATAGCGTTTGTAACTTTTCTACCTATGTGTAATTAGTAATTCGGACGCTCCGTACTGTTACtaaatttcgatatttgaTATCTTATGGTGTTTATCTTATATCGTGCTGCATGTATgcaaattattgtttaattaacaaatttttgaatattccGCAtaggagaaacaaaaaaagatatatatatatacagaatatatgcatacatggCTACTACGAGTCgtacgaaaatattaaaagaagttGGTAACCACTTTAATTTCTTCACGAgtctaataatttatcttgCCGACAAAGTTAAAGGTCAAAGCGGACCTAGATGAAAGGAGGATCACGAAACTCGTGCGTAATGAGGTCACACGCATAGCGGAGAGATTTCTGTCATTCCacgtgcttttttttcttttttcatttcttttacgtAGGATGAAACCACAATTTATAATCCGTagttttatcgttaattactTTAAGCTGGCTGACTTATTTAATCATGCATGTTATTCTATGTAACGCAAAAGAAATTCTTGAGTACTATCGAATTACAGAAGAGAATATTTCAGAGAAATGGACAACGTCGAGCGTTGCGACAACGTCGACGAACGATAGGGAAACGAAAACTTGGGTCATCTAATTTTAGTCAACACTTGGGCACGCTGCTTAAAAATGTCGCGGCGGTGTCTACTAGAAatcacataaaaaaataaaactgaatTACCAATTGTACTAGAAAACGAtaatagattaaaataaacattttacaTTGCAACAATACGCTTTTGATATCCCAGAACCGATACCGAGTTTCTATTTCTGTTCGTGACGctaacaaaaaatacaaatcgCTTTCTCTGCAATACAGAAACACGCATTCACAACGGACTAAAGGT carries:
- the LOC127066702 gene encoding piezo-type mechanosensitive ion channel component isoform X3, which codes for MTAYWFNVILFRVFFPAVLAGCTIWRPVGLSLVYLGLMLYSPMVPTPTSRTMSGHTGLYLKASICLCFLVAITQLTFHIVLLAMLPYGHFLQDCQFMEKLFRHIGLVKLDNTSVWEVFYWLTPELILLPTTIIIYVACRFLTQSKPSDDEGEVSVQRLNDSAKKTEDRTTKIINFFGHIGTYVVLASLCCTASLKPSVEGAFYFLVFLGAATWWACNKELRKGFAIICKIVMVVVIVHILALLGYQNQWPQELIPVNSTWSRYFALTAIYHTNCSRPTYVEYADKSDWLPYGYALRLFWLYYVLALQSRFLSKKPAKKVARLSGKLENLDTPLSRHVSIRRRTPSQRWQSARRKARRPIIDTSTTIPDERTPLMRFGSGRTGLLQDSTGSVIIQDGHQDDGIQLQSLSDGVPGDNPGIFEHIIMAVYSIFQLLINSSYLAMNIIMMTWSIMYHSWMTFALLLWALILWMMSNKRASMMKCSPFIVFYSTLLLLGQYVYSMDLTEEELPTTVNGIKISEIGFSKAQELSRWHLIVKCSFMLIFWITMRQYTAEWKQQRRLSTLRDMVAPLHVSVTTATTAMNYEVQEVKSKFMEDVGIILKQLLTKFWIAVVAVMLFICGITGERMTVFRIIYMSLFLFFVITFQISWLVWRKVMYTFWITVIGYSVIMLILVYTYQFQNFPEYWNYLGINKQLQMDIGLEIYETKDFFVRLLIPTFFVIITVVQMHYFHNDFLKITTIDKLGSESALRRSSLGHNPSLNHSTTSPTEIILGEEETSNVYTLNQLKRMSRLEKIEFIRNLMNHIYNFYNYTWLFLEIHMQKIIFISLILLCISDVCAINFLFVLAIVIVINFNRNIQIMSINIIVAIIALLMVTKMLYQIKYIDHSNWNVNCTREVNENIGKYASNDTVYNIAEWFGIKKGEPGHLAELLKGYIGIVTVTTLRKIIRIRQWFFRQKKGESLDTPQVMFPNIVRADADKGIPECLKFLFNYGFYKFGLEMCLIGIVALIGMRLDFYSVLYGCWLLLFFLLKRKTISRIWPFFKTFAIISLPVQYALVVAPPTWFCIEYPWSHSEMLRRLQEWMYFPDPDFPPNPKKLICDFLLLMMISRQSLVFNIEQNILTSGQEFVAGHNFSVYQNMDNPNFINPVKDYVSHIHSWLDVFKRGSMMSLMWITLSIMFLAGTKRTNLFSLGYLIGAFVLLWQGSDFYLRPVRTILNWWKMLLGYNVIVIFSKSLLQGVGCVLIQELQDSACWLVQLLGIACLKKFHSATDNLGIGGDTCQVPREDIGMVWDGLCFGFLLIQLRFFKSYYFFHIVDETKAMSILASRGAELLEELHQKRIKIQDNVEKAILQKLKHKMDKIKANQRKIQGPSYREPETHQIAIRSGDYYMFDDLDDDDITDIVADTEIERKEAEQLPEDIRDERMTIMELMDTLIKTDIAIATHVAMYGGSKKDALRLRRRSVPLTRKKSSMSYLSARSENETAVPTDAADRTSITSEEIESEEKELAAVDLTKPPPSEDERQEEDKTLERSVEEDEEKAKKVSVSTYFQFVWVIINSTLISMTKYLNQFSRDYRYIRKILAMEKKILKEKSDFRTGFRLGINQMWQPIPLVQERSTTNEDTEGASNPGEGPSQQQSPKVESVIFSQMSQDQVEEEVAELSEVDQPPIIQLAASIWFGILAHSSLLCYFMVFLHQIKNASVISTPLPLMVFCWGSLTIPRPSKTFWVTLIAYTEAIVIMKCIFQLELIPWNRKAASSHPLFGPRIIGVERQRNYALWDLLLLLMVFFHRFMLKSLGQWTSPSIKPRKIIPSNLTVVESKPPDPPSGDGQAEESTTTSWQQETAEAPGIIRTPKGQILNINDKTDSQNPAVTVNENEKLVAIQGEEIHPYKENISTTMNLTFNKYLEPMKRFFTKILSPVGKEKTNVYAYMFLCDFFNFLLLIFGFSAFGTQQGDGGVTAYLQENRVPMPFLLMLLLQFALIVIDRALFLRKSIVGKLIFQYCLIFGVHMWMFFILPSVTERQFNDKLPPQIWYMMKCFYLLLAAYQLRQGYPTRILGNFLCKKYTIVNFVLFKGFMLVPFLFELRAVMDWIWTDTSMTIMDWFKMEDIFASIYQIKCMRGMETDFPQPRGEKKTQMSKYLAGGGALCVIIGLIWFPLLLFALGGTVGVSNLPYEVSMKIAIGPYEPIYSMSAQTSSIMEYKEEEFKNFTDLYTRDKAAITFLENYINTDVAIVKLSTSSGKLWDISPPDKTRLIKELDSSADVVVHIEWTVSRTTNVKDLSGITTSHHNVVLLPTDPTRRILADMLTVNGLSPSNSTIIIPYSFPKFLKVTSKTTDVVRQLMKLPSSQSLNEEDVDTSNDKHLYRNISLQLSIDRDCCAHQQWWVIQEVCDDRFYLELLQNIPLNDCKEVTMFLFNDKVFPEGLSFISGFGILGLYTTAVIVISQMMRKVVSDMAPKIMFDDLPYVDRILRLCLDIYLVRESGDLCLEEDLFAKLIFLYRSPETLIRWTRLPEEGERTDNEDQDEEDVNEAEERETRERPHRD
- the LOC127066702 gene encoding piezo-type mechanosensitive ion channel component isoform X7, which encodes MTAYWFNVILFRVFFPAVLAGCTIWRPVGLSLVYLGLMLYSPMVPTPTSRTMSGHTGLYLKASICLCFLVAITQLTFHIVLLAMLPYGHFLQDCQFMEKLFRHIGLVKLDNTSVWEVFYWLTPELILLPTTIIIYVACRFLTQSKPSDDEGEVSVQRLNDSAKKTEDRTTKIINFFGHIGTYVVLASLCCTASLKPSVEGAFYFLVFLGAATWWACNKELRKGFAIICKIVMVVVIVHILALLGYQNQWPQELIPVNSTWSRYFALTAIYHTNCSRPTYVEYADKSDWLPYGYALRLFWLYYVLALQSRFLSKKPAKKVARLSGKLENLDTPLSRHVSIRRRTPSQRWQSARRKARRPIIDTSTTIPDERTPLMRFGSGRTGLLQDSTGSVIIQDGHQDDGIQLQSLSDGVPGDNPGIFEHIIMAVYSIFQLLINSSYLAMNIIMMTWSIMYHSWMTFALLLWALILWMMSNKRASMMKCSPFIVFYSTLLLLGQYVYSMDLTEEELPTTVNGIKISEIGFSKAQELSRWHLIVKCSFMLIFWITMRQYTAEWKQQRRLSTLRDMVAPLHVSVTTATTAMNYEVQEVKSKFMEDVGIILKQLLTKFWIAVVAVMLFICGITGERMTVFRIIYMSLFLFFVITFQISWLVWRKVMYTFWITVIGYSVIMLILVYTYQFQNFPEYWNYLGINKQLQMDIGLEIYETKDFFVRLLIPTFFVIITVVQMHYFHNDFLKITTIDKLGSESALRRSSLGHNPSLNHSTTSPTEIILGEEETSNVYTLNQLKRMSRLEKIEFIRNLMNHIYNFYNYTWLFLEIHMQKIIFISLILLCISDVCAINFLFVLAIVIVINFNRNIQIMSINIIVAIIALLMVTKMLYQIKYIDHSNWNVNCTREVNENIGKYASNDTVYNIAEWFGIKKGEPGHLAELLKGYIGIVTVTTLRKIIRIRQWFFRQKKGESLDTPQVMFPNIVRADADKGIPECLKFLFNYGFYKFGLEMCLIGIVALIGMRLDFYSVLYGCWLLLFFLLKRKTISRIWPFFKTFAIISLPVQYALVVAPPTWFCIEYPWSHSEMLRRLQEWMYFPDPDFPPNPKKLICDFLLLMMISRQSLVFNIEQNILTSGQEFVAGHNFSVYQNMDNPNFINPVKDYVSHIHSWLDVFKRGSMMSLMWITLSIMFLAGTKRTNLFSLGYLIGAFVLLWQGSDFYLRPVRTILNWWKMLLGYNVIVIFSKSLLQGVGCVLIQELQDSACWLVQLLGIACLKKFHSATDNLGIGGDTCQVPREDIGMVWDGLCFGFLLIQLRFFKSYYFFHIVDETKAMSILASRGAELLEELHQKRIKIQDNVEKAILQKLKHKMDKIKANQRKIQGPSYREPETHQIDTLYPGTRPLYRVRVPKTNREAIRSGDYYMFDDLDDDDITDIVADTEIERKEAEQLPEDIRDERMTIMEAADRTSITSEEIESEEKELAAVDLTKPPPSEDERQEEDKTLERSVEEDEEKAKKVSVSTYFQFVWVIINSTLISMTKYLNQFSRDYRYIRKILAMEKKILKEKSDFRTGFRLGINQMWQPIPLVQERSTTNEDTEGASNPGEGPSQQQSPKVESVIFSQMSQDQVEEEVAELSEVDQPPIIQLAASIWFGILAHSSLLCYFMVFLHQIKNASVISTPLPLMVFCWGSLTIPRPSKTFWVTLIAYTEAIVIMKCIFQLELIPWNRKAASSHPLFGPRIIGVERQRNYALWDLLLLLMVFFHRFMLKSLGQWTSPSIKPRKIIPSNLTVVESKPPDPPSGDGQAEESTTTSWQQETAEAPGIIRTPKGQILNINDKTDSQNPAVTVNENEKLVAIQGEEIHPYKENISTTMNLTFNKYLEPMKRFFTKILSPVGKEKTNVYAYMFLCDFFNFLLLIFGFSAFGTQQGDGGVTAYLQENRVPMPFLLMLLLQFALIVIDRALFLRKSIVGKLIFQYCLIFGVHMWMFFILPSVTERQFNDKLPPQIWYMMKCFYLLLAAYQLRQGYPTRILGNFLCKKYTIVNFVLFKGFMLVPFLFELRAVMDWIWTDTSMTIMDWFKMEDIFASIYQIKCMRGMETDFPQPRGEKKTQMSKYLAGGGALCVIIGLIWFPLLLFALGGTVGVSNLPYEVSMKIAIGPYEPIYSMSAQTSSIMEYKEEEFKNFTDLYTRDKAAITFLENYINTDVAIVKLSTSSGKLWDISPPDKTRLIKELDSSADVVVHIEWTVSRTTNVKDLSGITTSHHNVVLLPTDPTRRILADMLTVNGLSPSNSTIIIPYSFPKFLKVTSKTTDVVRQLMKLPSSQSLNEEDVDTSNDKHLYRNISLQLSIDRDCCAHQQWWVIQEVCDDRFYLELLQNIPLNDCKEVTMFLFNDKVFPEGLSFISGFGILGLYTTAVIVISQMMRKVVSDMAPKIMFDDLPYVDRILRLCLDIYLVRESGDLCLEEDLFAKLIFLYRSPETLIRWTRLPEEGERTDNEDQDEEDVNEAEERETRERPHRD
- the LOC127066702 gene encoding piezo-type mechanosensitive ion channel component isoform X4, encoding MTAYWFNVILFRVFFPAVLAGCTIWRPVGLSLVYLGLMLYSPMVPTPTSRTMSGHTGLYLKASICLCFLVAITQLTFHIVLLAMLPYGHFLQDCQFMEKLFRHIGLVKLDNTSVWEVFYWLTPELILLPTTIIIYVACRFLTQSKPSDDEGEVSVQRLNDSAKKTEDRTTKIINFFGHIGTYVVLASLCCTASLKPSVEGAFYFLVFLGAATWWACNKELRKGFAIICKIVMVVVIVHILALLGYQNQWPQELIPVNSTWSRYFALTAIYHTNCSRPTYVEYADKSDWLPYGYALRLFWLYYVLALQSRFLSKKPAKKVARLSGKLENLDTPLSRHVSIRRRTPSQRWQSARRKARRPIIDTSTTIPDERTPLMRFGSGRTGLLQDSTGSVIIQDGHQDDGIQLQSLSDGVPGDNPGIFEHIIMAVYSIFQLLINSSYLAMNIIMMTWSIMYHSWMTFALLLWALILWMMSNKRASMMKCSPFIVFYSTLLLLGQYVYSMDLTEEELPTTVNGIKISEIGFSKAQELSRWHLIVKCSFMLIFWITMRQYTAEWKQQRRLSTLRDMVAPLHVSVTTATTAMNYEVQEVKSKFMEDVGIILKQLLTKFWIAVVAVMLFICGITGERMTVFRIIYMSLFLFFVITFQISWLVWRKVMYTFWITVIGYSVIMLILVYTYQFQNFPEYWNYLGINKQLQMDIGLEIYETKDFFVRLLIPTFFVIITVVQMHYFHNDFLKITTIDKLGSESALRRSSLGHNPSLNHSTTSPTEIILGEEETSNVYTLNQLKRMSRLEKIEFIRNLMNHIYNFYNYTWLFLEIHMQKIIFISLILLCISDVCAINFLFVLAIVIVINFNRNIQIMSINIIVAIIALLMVTKMLYQIKYIDHSNWNVNCTREVNENIGKYASNDTVYNIAEWFGIKKGEPGHLAELLKGYIGIVTVTTLRKIIRIRQWFFRQKKGESLDTPQVMFPNIVRADADKGIPECLKFLFNYGFYKFGLEMCLIGIVALIGMRLDFYSVLYGCWLLLFFLLKRKTISRIWPFFKTFAIISLPVQYALVVAPPTWFCIEYPWSHSEMLRRLQEWMYFPDPDFPPNPKKLICDFLLLMMISRQSLVFNIEQNILTSGQEFVAGHNFSVYQNMDNPNFINPVKDYVSHIHSWLDVFKRGSMMSLMWITLSIMFLAGTKRTNLFSLGYLIGAFVLLWQGSDFYLRPVRTILNWWKMLLGYNVIVIFSKSLLQGVGCVLIQELQDSACWLVQLLGIACLKKFHSATDNLGIGGDTCQVPREDIGMVWDGLCFGFLLIQLRFFKSYYFFHIVDETKAMSILASRGAELLEELHQKRIKIQDNVEKAILQKLKHKMDKIKANQRKIQGPSYREPETHQIDTLYPGTRPLYRVRVPKTNREAIRSGDYYMFDDLDDDDITDIVADTEIERKEAEQLPEDIRDERMTIMELMDTLIKTDIAIATHVAMYGGSKKDALRLRRRSVPLTRKKSSMSYLSARSENETAVPTDAADRTSITSEEIESEEKELAAVDLTKPPPSEDERQEEDKTLERSVEEDEEKAKKVSVSTYFQFVWVIINSTLISMTKYLNQFSRDYRYIRKILAMEKKILKEKSDFRTGFRLGINQMWQPIPLVQESVIFSQMSQDQVEEEVAELSEVDQPPIIQLAASIWFGILAHSSLLCYFMVFLHQIKNASVISTPLPLMVFCWGSLTIPRPSKTFWVTLIAYTEAIVIMKCIFQLELIPWNRKAASSHPLFGPRIIGVERQRNYALWDLLLLLMVFFHRFMLKSLGQWTSPSIKPRKIIPSNLTVVESKPPDPPSGDGQAEESTTTSWQQETAEAPGIIRTPKGQILNINDKTDSQNPAVTVNENEKLVAIQGEEIHPYKENISTTMNLTFNKYLEPMKRFFTKILSPVGKEKTNVYAYMFLCDFFNFLLLIFGFSAFGTQQGDGGVTAYLQENRVPMPFLLMLLLQFALIVIDRALFLRKSIVGKLIFQYCLIFGVHMWMFFILPSVTERQFNDKLPPQIWYMMKCFYLLLAAYQLRQGYPTRILGNFLCKKYTIVNFVLFKGFMLVPFLFELRAVMDWIWTDTSMTIMDWFKMEDIFASIYQIKCMRGMETDFPQPRGEKKTQMSKYLAGGGALCVIIGLIWFPLLLFALGGTVGVSNLPYEVSMKIAIGPYEPIYSMSAQTSSIMEYKEEEFKNFTDLYTRDKAAITFLENYINTDVAIVKLSTSSGKLWDISPPDKTRLIKELDSSADVVVHIEWTVSRTTNVKDLSGITTSHHNVVLLPTDPTRRILADMLTVNGLSPSNSTIIIPYSFPKFLKVTSKTTDVVRQLMKLPSSQSLNEEDVDTSNDKHLYRNISLQLSIDRDCCAHQQWWVIQEVCDDRFYLELLQNIPLNDCKEVTMFLFNDKVFPEGLSFISGFGILGLYTTAVIVISQMMRKVVSDMAPKIMFDDLPYVDRILRLCLDIYLVRESGDLCLEEDLFAKLIFLYRSPETLIRWTRLPEEGERTDNEDQDEEDVNEAEERETRERPHRD